The following proteins are encoded in a genomic region of Balaenoptera ricei isolate mBalRic1 chromosome 14, mBalRic1.hap2, whole genome shotgun sequence:
- the C14H18orf32 gene encoding UPF0729 protein C18orf32 homolog — MVCIPCIVIPVLLWVYKKFLEPYIYPLISPFVSRMWPRKAIRESNDKNKGKIDCKGADINGLPTRGPTETSDKKKD; from the exons ATGGTGTGCATTCCCTGCATCGTCATTCCAGTTCTGCTCTGGGTCTACAAAAAGTTCCTGGAGCCATATATATACCCTCTGATTTCCCCCTTTGTTAGTCGTATGTGGCCTAGGAAAGCTATACGAGAATCCAATgataaaaacaaaggcaaaatagaCTGTAAG GGTGCAGACATAAATGGATTACCGACAAGAGGACCAACAGAAACCTCTGATAAAAAGAAAGACTAA
- the RPL17 gene encoding large ribosomal subunit protein uL22, translating to MVRYSLDPENPTKSCKSRGSNLRVHFKNTRETAQAIKGMHIRKATKYLKDVTLKKQCVPFRRYNGGVGRCAQAKQWGWTQGRWPKKSAEFLLHMLKNAESNAELKGLDVDSLVIEHIQVNKAPKMRRRTYRAHGRINPYMSSPCHIEMILTEKEQIVPKPEEEVAQKKKISQKKLKKQKLMARE from the exons ATGGTTCGCTATTCACTTGAcccagaaaaccccacaaaat cATGCAAGTCGAGAGGTTCAAATCTTCGTGTTCACTTTAAG AACACTCGTGAAACAGCCCAGGCCATTAAGGGTATGCATATCCGAAAAGCCACCAAGTATCTGAAGGATGTCACTTTAAAGAAGCAGTGTGTGCCATTCCGTCGTTACAATGGTGGAGTTGGTAGGTGTGCCCAG gccAAACAGTGGGGCTGGACGCAGGGTCGGTGGCCCAAAAAGAGTGCTGAATTTTTACTGCACATGCTCAAAAATGCAGAGAGTAATGCCGAACTTAAG GGCTTAGATGTAGATTCTCTGGTAATTGAGCATATCCAGGTGAACAAAGCCCCCAAGATGCGGCGGAGGACATACAGAGCTCATGGTCGGATCAACCCATACATGAGCTCTCCCTGCCACATTGAGATGATTcttactgaaaaagaacagattgttCCTAAACCAGAAGAGGAGGTTGCCCAGAAGAAAAAG ATATCCcagaagaaattgaagaaacaaaaacttatggcCCGGgaataa